One genomic window of Polyangiaceae bacterium includes the following:
- a CDS encoding cytochrome ubiquinol oxidase subunit I: protein MDVLFLSRLQFALTVMFHYLFPPLSIGLGLHMVILEARYLLTRDPAYEQAARFWTKVFAVNFAVGVATGLVMEFEFGTNWATYSRYVGDVFGSALASEGIFAFFLESGFLAVLVFGWDRVKPRVHFFSTLMVFFGSTFSAVWIVIANSWMHTPAGFHIVGEGIHARAEITDFWAMVFNPSSMHRLGHVLLGSFLQGAFFVLSISAYYLLKQRHLEVARKSLKVALGIATVSSLAMLLSGHEQARALAHNQPAKLAAFEGHFETGEGGTGLYLFGSPNPQTKRVEYGVEIPKLLSVLVYSDPNKPVPGLDKIPADEQPPVQIPFQTYHIMISIGMYLIGLSLLSVFFALRKRLEQQRWLLKILVVSVVAPIIANQAGWVATEVGRQPWIVQGLLKTSQALSKTVQADQVLASILLFTFVYIGLFAVWVFVLHSKIQHGPAAVGGGHGDDGFLEVAGERVAREPETSLTSVPSIRVACADLTKEDAE from the coding sequence ATGGATGTCCTGTTCCTATCCCGACTGCAGTTCGCCCTGACAGTCATGTTCCACTACCTGTTCCCGCCGCTCTCGATTGGGCTCGGGCTGCACATGGTGATCCTGGAGGCCCGGTACCTGCTCACGCGGGACCCCGCATACGAACAAGCGGCTCGATTCTGGACCAAGGTGTTCGCGGTGAACTTCGCCGTGGGGGTCGCCACGGGTCTGGTGATGGAATTCGAGTTCGGAACCAACTGGGCCACCTACTCCCGCTACGTGGGTGACGTCTTCGGCTCCGCGCTTGCCAGCGAGGGGATCTTCGCGTTCTTCCTCGAGTCAGGTTTCCTCGCGGTATTGGTTTTTGGCTGGGACCGCGTGAAACCGCGGGTGCACTTCTTCTCCACGCTGATGGTGTTCTTTGGCTCCACCTTCTCCGCGGTTTGGATCGTGATCGCCAACTCCTGGATGCACACGCCCGCCGGGTTCCACATCGTGGGTGAGGGCATCCACGCGCGGGCGGAAATCACAGACTTCTGGGCCATGGTGTTCAACCCTTCGTCGATGCACCGCCTGGGACATGTGCTGCTTGGCAGCTTCCTGCAGGGCGCCTTCTTCGTGCTCAGCATCAGCGCCTACTACCTGCTGAAGCAAAGGCACCTGGAGGTAGCGCGCAAGTCGCTGAAGGTCGCCCTCGGAATCGCGACCGTGAGTAGCCTGGCGATGCTGCTCTCCGGACACGAGCAAGCGCGGGCCCTCGCGCACAATCAGCCCGCGAAGCTCGCTGCGTTCGAGGGCCACTTCGAAACGGGAGAGGGAGGCACCGGACTGTATCTCTTCGGCTCCCCTAACCCCCAAACCAAGCGGGTCGAGTATGGAGTAGAAATCCCCAAGCTACTCAGCGTGCTGGTGTACAGCGACCCGAACAAGCCGGTGCCAGGCCTGGACAAGATCCCCGCGGATGAGCAACCGCCGGTGCAGATCCCGTTTCAGACCTATCACATCATGATCAGCATCGGCATGTACTTGATCGGCCTGTCGCTGCTGTCCGTCTTCTTTGCCCTCAGGAAACGCCTTGAGCAGCAGCGCTGGCTACTGAAGATCCTAGTAGTTAGCGTCGTCGCGCCGATCATCGCGAATCAAGCTGGTTGGGTGGCTACCGAAGTCGGGCGGCAGCCGTGGATCGTACAAGGGCTGCTGAAGACGAGCCAGGCGCTGAGCAAGACCGTTCAGGCGGACCAGGTGCTTGCGAGCATCTTGCTCTTCACGTTCGTCTACATTGGGCTGTTCGCGGTTTGGGTCTTCGTCTTGCACTCGAAGATCCAGCATGGCCCGGCGGCAGTGGGCGGCGGGCATGGGGATGACGGCTTTCTGGAAGTGGCTGGCGAGCGCGTCGCCCGTGAGCCTGAGACTTCGCTAACGTCAGTTCCGAGCATCCGCGTTGCATGCGCCGATCTCACCAAGGAGGACGCAGAGTGA
- a CDS encoding succinate dehydrogenase cytochrome b subunit has product MEKALTLSHSTIGKKALLAVSGLVIFGFVIGHMLGNLQVFLGPEKLNAYAATLHHTPALLWGTRIVLLVAIVTHVSMALQLMGRSSAARPVSYAKKENAVTSYAAITMKLSGPILFFYILFHLAHFTVPGLALGSYEHSATNVYANVVNAFSIPWVAAVYIIAQVLVGFHLYHGAWSMFQTLGLSHPRYEGKKKLAAQSLALIVMIGNISMPVCVLAGVIPQAT; this is encoded by the coding sequence ATGGAAAAAGCGCTCACGCTCAGCCACAGCACGATTGGCAAGAAGGCTCTGCTGGCGGTCAGCGGCCTGGTGATCTTCGGGTTCGTGATTGGTCACATGCTGGGCAACCTGCAGGTGTTCCTCGGGCCGGAGAAACTCAACGCCTACGCCGCGACCTTGCATCACACGCCCGCGCTGCTCTGGGGCACCCGCATCGTGTTGCTGGTTGCCATCGTGACCCATGTGTCGATGGCCCTGCAGCTCATGGGGCGCTCGAGCGCTGCTCGGCCGGTGAGCTACGCGAAGAAAGAGAACGCGGTGACCAGCTACGCCGCGATCACGATGAAGCTCTCGGGCCCCATTCTCTTCTTCTACATCCTGTTTCACCTGGCGCACTTCACGGTGCCGGGCCTCGCCCTGGGTAGCTACGAGCACAGCGCCACCAACGTCTACGCCAACGTCGTCAACGCGTTCAGCATCCCTTGGGTGGCAGCGGTCTACATCATCGCTCAGGTGCTGGTGGGCTTTCACTTGTACCACGGCGCGTGGAGCATGTTTCAGACCCTGGGCCTCTCGCACCCGCGCTACGAAGGCAAAAAGAAGCTGGCGGCTCAGTCTCTCGCCCTGATCGTCATGATCGGCAACATCTCGATGCCAGTCTGCGTGCTCGCAGGCGTCATCCCCCAGGCGACCTGA
- a CDS encoding fumarate reductase/succinate dehydrogenase flavoprotein subunit, which translates to MELRSNEPTGPIEKRWDKHRFDMKLVNPANRRKHTVIVVGTGLAGGAAAATLGEQGYHVKAFCYQDSPRRAHSIAAQGGINAAKNYQNDGDSVYRLFYDTVKGGDFRSRESNVYRLAQVSVNIIDQCVAQGVPFAREYGGLLANRSFGGAQVSRTFYARGQTGQQLLLGAYQALSRQIEAGTVEMHARTEMLDVIVIDGVARGIVTRNMMTGKIEAHTADVVLLATGGYGNVFYLSTNAKGCNVTATWRAHRKGAFFANPCYTQIHPTCIPVSGSYQSKLTLMSESLRNDGRVWVPKTKEDCSKKPSDIPENERDYYLERIYPSFGNLVPRDIASRRAKFMCDQGFGVGPEVDGVRRGVYLDFRDAIKRLGEKAVSERYGNLFDMYERITGESPYKYPMRIYPATHYTMGGLWVDYNLMSTIPGLFVGGEANFSDHGANRLGASALMQGLADGYFVLPYTLGNYLATSKLSKVSDDHPEVTGAVEAVKERVSKLLSIGGARSPDSFHRELGQIIWDYCGMSRTAEGLQTALQKIPALREEFWQNLKVTGTGEELNQTLEKAGRVADFLEMGELMCLDALTRDESCGGHFREEHQTTEGEAKRDDENFQHAAAWEWSGEPSKPKLNKEALDFEYVKPSQRSYK; encoded by the coding sequence ATGGAGCTACGATCTAACGAGCCCACCGGACCCATCGAGAAGCGCTGGGACAAGCACCGCTTCGACATGAAGCTGGTCAACCCCGCCAACCGGCGCAAGCACACGGTGATCGTGGTCGGGACGGGCCTCGCGGGTGGCGCTGCCGCCGCCACCCTTGGCGAGCAAGGCTACCACGTGAAGGCGTTCTGCTATCAGGACAGCCCGCGTCGCGCCCACAGCATCGCCGCACAAGGTGGCATCAACGCCGCCAAGAACTACCAGAACGACGGCGACAGCGTGTACCGTCTGTTCTACGACACGGTGAAGGGCGGCGACTTCCGCTCTCGCGAGTCGAACGTGTATCGCCTGGCTCAGGTCAGTGTGAACATCATCGACCAGTGCGTCGCTCAGGGCGTGCCCTTCGCGCGTGAGTACGGTGGCTTGCTGGCAAACCGCTCCTTCGGTGGCGCTCAGGTTAGCCGTACGTTCTACGCTCGTGGGCAGACGGGCCAGCAGCTCCTGCTCGGCGCCTATCAGGCGCTATCTCGACAAATCGAGGCCGGGACCGTCGAGATGCATGCCCGCACGGAAATGCTCGACGTCATCGTGATCGACGGCGTCGCCCGCGGCATCGTCACCCGCAACATGATGACGGGGAAGATCGAAGCCCACACAGCGGACGTGGTGCTCCTCGCCACTGGCGGCTATGGCAACGTCTTCTACCTGTCCACCAACGCCAAGGGCTGCAACGTCACCGCCACGTGGCGTGCCCACCGCAAGGGCGCCTTCTTCGCTAACCCCTGCTACACGCAGATCCACCCGACCTGCATCCCGGTCAGCGGCTCCTATCAGTCGAAGCTCACGCTGATGAGCGAGAGCTTGCGAAACGACGGTCGCGTCTGGGTGCCCAAGACGAAGGAAGACTGCTCGAAGAAGCCAAGCGATATCCCGGAGAACGAGCGCGATTATTACCTCGAGCGCATCTACCCGAGCTTTGGCAACTTGGTTCCGCGCGATATCGCTTCTCGGCGCGCCAAGTTCATGTGTGACCAAGGCTTCGGCGTTGGACCGGAGGTCGACGGCGTTCGACGCGGCGTCTACTTGGACTTCCGCGACGCCATCAAGCGTCTGGGAGAAAAGGCTGTCAGCGAGCGCTACGGCAACCTCTTCGACATGTACGAGCGCATCACCGGGGAGAGCCCCTACAAGTACCCGATGCGCATCTACCCGGCGACCCACTACACGATGGGCGGCCTTTGGGTGGACTACAACCTGATGAGCACCATCCCAGGCTTGTTCGTGGGGGGAGAGGCTAACTTCTCGGACCACGGGGCCAACCGGCTCGGGGCGTCTGCCTTGATGCAAGGCCTCGCCGATGGATACTTCGTGCTGCCGTACACCCTCGGCAACTACCTCGCGACCTCGAAGCTCTCCAAGGTGAGCGACGATCATCCCGAGGTGACGGGGGCGGTCGAAGCGGTGAAGGAGCGCGTGAGCAAGCTCCTGAGCATCGGCGGCGCGCGCTCGCCAGATAGCTTCCACCGGGAGCTCGGCCAGATCATCTGGGACTACTGCGGGATGAGCCGCACCGCCGAAGGCCTACAGACGGCGCTCCAGAAGATCCCGGCGCTGCGCGAGGAGTTCTGGCAGAACCTGAAGGTCACCGGTACCGGCGAGGAGCTGAACCAGACGTTGGAGAAGGCTGGCCGCGTCGCCGATTTCCTCGAGATGGGAGAGCTGATGTGCCTGGACGCGCTGACTCGCGACGAGTCCTGCGGCGGTCACTTCCGCGAGGAACACCAGACCACGGAAGGCGAGGCCAAGCGCGACGACGAGAACTTCCAGCACGCTGCGGCTTGGGAGTGGTCCGGCGAGCCAAGCAAGCCGAAGTTGAACAAAGAGGCGCTCGATTTCGAGTACGTGAAGCCCTCCCAGCGTAGCTACAAGTAA
- a CDS encoding succinate dehydrogenase/fumarate reductase iron-sulfur subunit, whose protein sequence is METINLKLHVWRQKGPNDAGGFKVYEAKDISTHASFLEMLDVVNERLLEKGEEPIAFDHDCREGICGMCGMVINGRPHGPQKETTTCQLHMRQFKNGDEIWIEPWRAKAFPVVKDLVVNRSAFDRIIQSGGYISVRTGSARDANEIPIRKEDADLAFEAAACIGCGACVAACPNASASLFTAAKIAHLALVPQGQAEREDRVRKMVAQMDAEGFGHCTNHYECMAACPKNIDVDFIAKMNRDFLKSMATARKDIASRDKD, encoded by the coding sequence ATGGAAACGATCAACCTGAAGCTCCACGTCTGGCGCCAAAAGGGGCCGAACGATGCGGGCGGTTTCAAGGTCTACGAGGCCAAGGACATCAGCACTCACGCCTCCTTCCTGGAGATGCTCGACGTCGTGAACGAGCGGCTCCTCGAAAAGGGGGAAGAGCCCATCGCCTTCGACCACGACTGCCGTGAGGGCATTTGCGGGATGTGCGGCATGGTGATCAACGGCCGCCCCCACGGCCCGCAGAAGGAGACAACCACCTGCCAGCTCCACATGCGCCAGTTCAAGAACGGCGACGAGATCTGGATTGAGCCCTGGCGCGCCAAGGCGTTCCCCGTGGTGAAGGACCTAGTGGTCAACCGCTCCGCCTTCGACCGCATCATCCAATCCGGCGGCTACATTTCCGTGCGCACCGGTTCGGCTCGGGACGCCAACGAGATCCCCATCCGCAAAGAGGACGCAGACCTGGCGTTCGAGGCGGCCGCGTGCATCGGTTGTGGCGCGTGCGTCGCCGCGTGTCCCAACGCCTCCGCCTCGCTCTTCACCGCCGCCAAGATCGCGCACCTCGCGCTGGTCCCCCAAGGGCAGGCGGAACGCGAAGACCGCGTGCGCAAGATGGTCGCTCAGATGGACGCCGAGGGCTTCGGCCACTGCACCAACCACTATGAGTGTATGGCTGCCTGTCCCAAGAACATCGACGTCGACTTCATTGCCAAAATGAACCGCGATTTCTTGAAGTCGATGGCTACCGCGCGGAAAGATATCGCGAGTCGAGACAAGGACTGA
- a CDS encoding alpha/beta hydrolase yields MNEFINTLLAPGEARSSRIVKALEMLLDRRSGPELPMPFDAARRVRDLGDLGQVCTYEDLSGAGCPMLLVHSVNAAACAKEMQPLFERFRGERPVVAVDLPGFGASKLSSRPERSTYQRALSELLVELHERFGKPVDVVASSLGAEFAAVAISRHQACVRSFWMLSPTGFARENQVERLGAERIAERRERLDNPLIGRSLFRLLRTRPVLRYFLSKSTAERPDPELERYMAKSAAQPGAHRAPLAFLAGALFEPNVRSRYYARIAVPTWIFYGDDPYTSFDDVLAFVGANSSASAERLPGAKGLIQFDATEHCIETMRRELSELDRFEARCEIANDVQTGWN; encoded by the coding sequence ATGAACGAATTCATCAATACTCTGCTCGCGCCCGGGGAGGCGCGCAGCTCGCGCATCGTGAAGGCCTTGGAAATGCTGCTTGATCGGCGCTCGGGCCCTGAACTCCCGATGCCCTTCGATGCGGCTCGCCGGGTGCGAGACCTGGGGGACTTGGGGCAGGTCTGCACGTACGAGGATCTCAGCGGGGCAGGTTGTCCCATGCTGCTGGTCCATTCAGTCAACGCAGCTGCCTGTGCGAAGGAGATGCAGCCGCTCTTTGAGCGGTTCCGCGGGGAACGACCGGTGGTTGCGGTCGACCTGCCAGGTTTTGGCGCCTCGAAGCTCAGTTCGAGGCCTGAGCGCAGCACCTACCAGCGCGCGCTGAGCGAGCTCCTGGTCGAGCTCCATGAGCGCTTCGGCAAGCCCGTTGACGTGGTGGCGTCTTCGCTCGGTGCGGAGTTCGCGGCCGTCGCCATCTCGCGTCACCAAGCCTGCGTGCGCTCATTCTGGATGCTCTCACCCACGGGCTTTGCCCGCGAGAATCAGGTGGAGAGACTCGGCGCCGAGCGCATCGCAGAGCGCCGAGAGCGCTTGGACAATCCGCTCATCGGGCGCTCATTGTTTCGCTTGCTGCGGACACGCCCAGTGCTGCGCTACTTCCTCTCGAAGAGCACCGCGGAGCGGCCCGACCCTGAGCTCGAGCGCTACATGGCGAAGAGCGCCGCGCAGCCCGGCGCGCACCGCGCGCCGCTGGCCTTCCTGGCTGGCGCATTGTTCGAGCCCAACGTCCGTTCCCGTTACTACGCACGGATCGCCGTCCCGACGTGGATCTTCTATGGAGACGACCCCTACACGAGCTTCGATGACGTGCTGGCGTTCGTGGGTGCGAACAGCTCGGCCTCCGCCGAGCGGCTACCCGGCGCCAAGGGCCTAATCCAGTTCGACGCAACCGAGCACTGCATCGAGACGATGCGACGCGAGCTCTCCGAGCTGGATCGCTTCGAAGCGCGCTGTGAGATCGCGAACGACGTCCAGACTGGGTGGAACTGA